A genomic stretch from Theobroma cacao cultivar B97-61/B2 chromosome 4, Criollo_cocoa_genome_V2, whole genome shotgun sequence includes:
- the LOC18602780 gene encoding chalcone synthase 1, whose translation MVTVEEVRKAQRAEGPATVLAIGTSTPPNCVDQSTYPDYYFRITNSEHKTELKEKFKRMCEKSMIKRRYMYLTEEILKENPNICAYMATSLDARQDMVVVEVPKLGKEAATRAIKEWGQPKSKITHLVFCTTSGVDMPGADYQLTKLLGLRPSVKRLMMYQQGCFAGGTVLRVAKDLAENNKGARVLVVCSEITAVTFRGPSDTHLDSLVGQALFGDGAAAVIIGADPVPEIEKPMFELVSAAQTILPDSDGAIDGHLREVGLTFHLLKDVPGLISKNIEKSLAEAFQPLGISDWNSLFWIAHPGGPAILDQVEAKLALKPEKLRATRHVLSEYGNMSSACVLFILDEMRKKSREDGLKTTGEGLEWGVLFGFGPGLTVETVVLHSISA comes from the exons ATGGTGACAGTCGAGGAAGTTCGCAAGGCTCAACGTGCTGAAGGGCCCGCCACCGTCTTGGCCATCGGCACGTCAACTCCACCAAATTGTGTTGATCAGAGCACATACCCGGACTACTATTTCCGTATCACAAATAGTGAGCACAAGACTGAGCTCAAAGAGAAATTCAAGCGCATGT GTGAAAAATCCATGATCAAGAGGCGGTACATGTACCTGACAGAAGAGATACTGAAAGAAAACCCCAATATATGTGCATACATGGCAACTTCATTAGATGCTAGGCAAGATATGGTGGTGGTTGAGGTACCAAAGCTGGGCAAAGAAGCAGCCACGAGGGCTATCAAGGAATGGGGCCAGCCCAAGTCAAAGATCACCCACCTTGTCTTTTGCACCACTAGTGGTGTGGACATGCCTGGGGCTGACTACCAGCTCACCAAGCTTTTGGGCCTCCGCCCGTCCGTTAAGCGCCTCATGATGTACCAACAAGGTTGCTTCGCCGGTGGCACGGTGCTCCGGGTGGCAAAGGACTTGGCTGAGAACAACAAAGGCGCCCGTGTCCTCGTCGTGTGCTCGGAGATCACCGCCGTTACCTTCCGCGGGCCTAGTGACACTCACCTAGACAGTCTCGTGGGCCAAGCATTGTTTGGTGATGGTGCTGCTGCTGTTATAATTGGTGCGGACCCAGTGCCCGAGATCGAGAAGCCCATGTTTGAACTAGTCTCAGCAGCCCAAACAATCTTGCCAGACAGTGATGGGGCTATCGATGGTCACCTTCGTGAAGTTGGGCTTACATTTCACCTCCTCAAGGATGTTCCCGGGCTTATCTCCAAGAACATTGAAAAGAGCCTGGCTGAGGCATTCCAGCCCCTGGGCATCTCAGACTGGAACTCCCTTTTCTGGATCGCTCACCCTGGTGGCCCAGCGATATTGGACCAGGTAGAAGCCAAGTTGGCCCTCAAGCCTGAGAAGCTACGAGCCACGAGGCACGTTCTTTCAGAGTATGGCAACATGTCAAGTGCTTGTGTGCTATTCATTTTGGATGAGATGAGGAAGAAGTCCAGAGAAGATGGGCTCAAGACCACAGGAGAAGGGCTCGAGTGGGGGGTCCTGTTCGGATTCGGACCTGGACTCACCGTTGAGACCGTGGTGCTCCACAGTATCTCTGCTTAA